Below is a genomic region from Telmatobacter sp. DSM 110680.
AACGGCGAGGTGGATGTGCACGGGCTGACCGTGAAGCAGATCATTTCGTTTGCGTGGGACCTGAATCCGAACGATAGCGAGGCGATTGTGGGGCCGCCGAAGTGGCTCGACAACGATAAGTTTGACATCCTTGCAAAGGTATCGACAGATGATGGCGGAGACGCGAAGGTGAAGCCGCCGCAACTGGATGCGGACGAGCTGCGACATATGCTGCGAGCGTTGATCGAAGACCGTTTCAAGATGAAAGATCACTTGGAGGACCGACCGGTAACTGCGTACACAATGAAGGCGGTCAGTCCCAAGTTGACCGCGGCCGATCCGACGAAACGCACGCGATGCGATGAGGGGCCGGGACCAAACGGAAAAGATTTGCGCCTTGGAAATGCAATGATCAACCGGCTTATCTACTGCCAGAACGTCACGCTCGAGCAGCTTGGAATTCTGTTGCCGAATCTTGCCTTCGGATACATTTACTATCCGGTTGCCGATGGAACGGGATTAAAGGGATCGTTTGACCTGACACTGGCGTTCAGCTCAGTGGATCGTACGCTGGCGCCTCCGCCGAGTAGCAATAGCCAGCAGACCGGCACGACTCTGGCCGCGGACCCAAGTGGGGCGGTGTCGTTGTTCGATGCGTTCAAGAATCAGTTGGGGTTGAGGCTGGAGAAAGAGAAGCGCCCAATGCCGGTGCTGGTAATCGATCACATCGAAGAGCAGCCTACTGCAAATTGAACGAGCGAAATGGATGGTGAGTAGAATGGATCGGAATTGGCGGCTGTCAACCTGATCTTGAACGAAGCCTTGCAGCGTGCACTTCTACGCGAGAATCAGCCGCTTCTTGGCTCTCTTATCTTTGTACATTGCTTTGTCAGCTCGAGCCACAACGCTCTTCAGCGTTTCATCCGCTGTGGCATCCGTGGCGGCGAAACCCATGCTGAGACTTAGAAAGAAGCGATTTCCGGCATGCAGTGTCTTCGCGGCGGCGGCCGAACGGAGGCGATCGATAGAGATAGACATTTCCTGCGCGTCGAACTGCCCGGCCACCACAAATTCGTCTCCGCCAAGGCGGCCGATGACGTCGGTTTCGCGAAAGGTTGAACTGAGAAGTTTGGCGGTTTCGATGAGGGATACTGAGCCTACACTGTGCCCAAGTTCGTCATTAATGATCTTCAAATTATCCATATCTATGAAAAGCACTCCGAAGGGCAACTTGGCGCGACGAGCGAGGCGAAACGCCTGTTCGGCAAACAGGTTGAATCCTCTGAAGTTGTATAGCCCTGTGAGTTCATCGCGAAGCGTGAGGTCATGTATCTCGTTCTGCATCCCATTCATGAGCCGTACGAGAAAAAGCAGGAAAACGAACGAAATCGCAGTTGCCGCGGACGTAAGGATTGCGGTGGCGTAACGCGCAGGAACCAGTTGGGCATTCATCAGGCGCGCTCGCCCCAGCTCCCGGAGGAACGGCAAAATGAGGAGAATCGGCGTGACGATTCGTGCCACGCGGCCGCCCATGCCGCTTCCCATGAACACTGAGAAGATCCCAAACTCGGCACGACGCAGGATCGAAACCAAAGTCAAGAGCACGAGGCAAATGAGTGTTGGAAACGAAGGAAGGTTTACGTTGGATGAACCTGGAATGTGAGCCATCTCAAACAAGGACTCAGACAGCAAAACAAGCACCAGAAGCGCCAGCAGAGAGGTGCAGACGTCTGCAATACGGCCTGACACATATCTGCGGACGGGCGCAAGCAGGATCACAATCCCCAGCAACGCGAAGGCAAACGCTGAGGCCATTCCCGTCTGCTGCTGCACTACAGATTGAGGGCCGTCAAGGAAGTGATCGAGTTGCGAGAGAGCATGGAATGAGGGTGGCCAGAATCTTGTGCACGCGACCAAGGTGGTCAGCAACGCAAAAGCTGATCCGATGCGGCGTGCATTGAGCGAACGGTTATTTTCAGTGCACAACAGCGCGAGCGTCGCGAAAAGTATTGCAATCGCGGAAGAAATGCGCATGTGCAGCAAGCCCGCGGGCAGCAGATGGTTCATGAAAGCGATGGATCGCGAGAGCAGATTAATGATGACGATTTGGATGGCAAGAACGAGGAATATCTGTTCGATGAAGTAGGCCTTGTGGAGCAAATTCTGGCTCGGCTCATCTACAAAGAACGTTTTGGACTCAATCTGCATGAATCAGAAACACCGCGACCTGGGCGAAGAAGTGAGAGAGAGCTGAAATCCTTGATTTATTGACCTATTTTTATCACTTTAAGGGGCTTTGACGAATGCAACTTCCGTTTGAGCGTGATAGCCCGGATTGTTCCCATTCAGGAGATGTATTTGTACCCGATTTGGACTGTGTGGCGCAGTTTGCCTGCGGATGGGGGGGACAAATCTATCCATGAGATCTGGGACGCGGGAGGCGGGAAGCCTCATCGACCGTGGGGGTCATCGGGAAGAGGTGATCGGTCCTGGTGGTTTTGAGCAACTGCAGGACACGCGGTGTGACGCCCGCGGCGATGAGGTGGATTCCCTTGTTTTGGCAGCGGACAAAATGGCCGATGATCAATCCCAGGCCACAGGAATCCATATAGGGAACTTCAGTGAGGTCGAAGATGTTGACCCTGGGAGTGGCGTGGGGCGGATCGGACTCGAACATGTTGCGCAAGGCGACGGGAGTGAGTGCGGAGTACATGTCGCGAGCAGTGAAAGGGCCAGAGAAACGAAAGATGACTGTCTCGTCGGCAGGGTTATCCTTGCGCTCGATGGTGAAGGTGGAACCTTTCCAGACTTCAGCTTGCATACTGGACATTCAATCTCCCGCGACAAAAAGCGGTGCCGTGTTCTGGGCAGTGAATCGGGTCAGATGCCCGCGCAATGAAGGAGAGCGCCTTCGGCAGAGCTAACCGATACAATCCTCGGATTGTTACTGGTCGAGAGGGAAAAGGCAAGCCCAATCTTGCGACTTGTAAGCACTTTGCGGCAAACGAAGTGATGCCGGTTACATACAAGCCCACCGATTCGCTCGCTAGAATCCTACCTAATTAATCAACTTCTAGAACGCTCCTGCCGATCTTGCGAAATCTTTCCCGCAGAGAGTCAGGGGTGGATCCTGCTGCATTGAAACCAACCCGTGGTTACGCGGGTGGGGAGCAGTCTTGTTGCCTTTGTTTTCCTTGGGTTTCGTGCGCCTACCATTCTGTCCCGTAGATCGGGTCAAGAAGGTCCATTCTCGATTTGATCCTCACTCAGCGACGGTTCCAGCCCCGCGCTTGGTCTTGGCGCGGTATCTTTCCCGGTTAGTGGTTTTGCCGGTTGTCTTGCTCTGTGCTGTCGGTTTCTCGCTGCCTTGTCACGCTGCGG
It encodes:
- a CDS encoding GGDEF domain-containing protein translates to MQIESKTFFVDEPSQNLLHKAYFIEQIFLVLAIQIVIINLLSRSIAFMNHLLPAGLLHMRISSAIAILFATLALLCTENNRSLNARRIGSAFALLTTLVACTRFWPPSFHALSQLDHFLDGPQSVVQQQTGMASAFAFALLGIVILLAPVRRYVSGRIADVCTSLLALLVLVLLSESLFEMAHIPGSSNVNLPSFPTLICLVLLTLVSILRRAEFGIFSVFMGSGMGGRVARIVTPILLILPFLRELGRARLMNAQLVPARYATAILTSAATAISFVFLLFLVRLMNGMQNEIHDLTLRDELTGLYNFRGFNLFAEQAFRLARRAKLPFGVLFIDMDNLKIINDELGHSVGSVSLIETAKLLSSTFRETDVIGRLGGDEFVVAGQFDAQEMSISIDRLRSAAAAKTLHAGNRFFLSLSMGFAATDATADETLKSVVARADKAMYKDKRAKKRLILA
- a CDS encoding STAS domain-containing protein; amino-acid sequence: MSSMQAEVWKGSTFTIERKDNPADETVIFRFSGPFTARDMYSALTPVALRNMFESDPPHATPRVNIFDLTEVPYMDSCGLGLIIGHFVRCQNKGIHLIAAGVTPRVLQLLKTTRTDHLFPMTPTVDEASRLPRPRSHG